One Aliiroseovarius sediminilitoris DNA window includes the following coding sequences:
- a CDS encoding cysteine desulfurase, with amino-acid sequence MYDINKIRADFPILSRQVNGQPLTYLDNGASAQKPQVVIDTVTRAYAEEYSNVHRGLHFLSNLATEKYEAVRGTVTRFLNAGSESEIIFNSGTTQGINLVSYAWAAPRMQAGDEIVLSTLEHHANIVPWHFLRERQGVVLKWVDPEPDGSLDPQKLLDAITDRTRLIAITQCSNVFGTVVDVKTICSEARRRGVPVLVDGSQGAVHLPVDVQDIGCDFYAITGHKLYGPSGSGAIYIRSERQAEMQPFFGGGDMINDVTKECVTYAAPPLKFEAGTPGIVQTIGLGAALEYLMDLGMKNIAAHEATLASYATERLAGLNWVNVQGTAPGKAAIFSLTMEGAAHAHDISTILDKKGIAVRAGHHCAKPLMAHLGVSATARASFGLYNTKDEVDRLVEGLELCHRLLV; translated from the coding sequence ATGTACGATATCAACAAAATCCGCGCCGATTTTCCGATCCTGTCGCGGCAAGTGAACGGCCAACCGCTGACCTATCTGGACAATGGCGCCTCGGCGCAGAAGCCACAGGTGGTGATTGATACCGTGACGCGTGCCTATGCCGAGGAATATTCCAACGTCCATCGCGGCCTGCATTTCCTGTCCAACCTCGCCACCGAGAAATACGAAGCGGTGCGCGGCACCGTCACGCGGTTCTTGAATGCCGGGTCCGAGTCGGAAATCATTTTCAATTCAGGCACCACTCAGGGCATCAACCTTGTGTCCTATGCGTGGGCAGCGCCACGAATGCAGGCAGGAGACGAGATTGTCCTGTCCACTCTGGAACACCACGCCAATATTGTGCCATGGCATTTCCTGCGCGAACGCCAGGGGGTGGTTCTGAAATGGGTCGATCCCGAACCCGATGGATCACTTGACCCGCAAAAACTGCTGGATGCGATCACCGACCGGACCAGGCTGATAGCCATCACCCAATGTTCGAACGTGTTTGGCACGGTGGTGGATGTCAAGACCATCTGTTCCGAAGCCCGCCGTCGGGGTGTTCCGGTGCTTGTAGACGGGTCGCAAGGGGCGGTTCATTTGCCCGTCGACGTGCAGGATATCGGGTGCGACTTCTATGCGATCACCGGCCACAAGCTCTATGGGCCGTCCGGTTCTGGTGCGATCTATATTCGCTCTGAACGTCAGGCAGAAATGCAACCCTTCTTTGGTGGCGGGGACATGATCAATGACGTGACGAAAGAATGCGTCACCTATGCCGCCCCTCCGCTGAAATTCGAAGCGGGCACGCCGGGTATTGTGCAAACCATCGGCCTGGGTGCAGCGCTGGAGTATCTGATGGACTTGGGGATGAAGAACATCGCTGCGCACGAGGCGACGTTGGCCAGCTATGCAACCGAACGGCTCGCCGGGCTGAACTGGGTCAACGTGCAGGGTACGGCACCGGGCAAGGCGGCGATATTCTCGCTGACGATGGAAGGCGCGGCCCATGCCCACGACATCTCGACCATTCTGGACAAGAAAGGGATTGCCGTCAGGGCAGGGCACCACTGCGCCAAGCCCTTGATGGCGCATCTGGGCGTGTCCGCGACGGCGCGTGCGTCGTTTGGGCTATATAACACCAAGGACGAGGTGGATCGCCTGGTCGAAGGGCTGGAACTGTGCCACCGGCTTTTGGTCTGA
- a CDS encoding YIP1 family protein — translation MRFDPGYLLGMALQTVPEPRKVARDLFDLDLPREVLWTALALVVVVNAALGVLAGMMYPLDPAQMGTVLSSPVLLGVIEAVFMFGLAWGIFAIGRMFGGQGALSDAIITVVWMEFIFLMLQALTLVLTFFAPGLAAILMIVSVVLFFWVLSHFTTESHGFRSTGLVFTSILGFMIVAVFALSFVLVLLGVEPMPMPTAPN, via the coding sequence ATGCGGTTTGATCCCGGTTATCTTTTGGGTATGGCGCTGCAAACGGTGCCCGAACCGCGAAAGGTCGCGCGCGACCTGTTCGACCTGGATCTGCCGCGCGAGGTCCTCTGGACCGCGCTGGCGCTGGTCGTTGTCGTGAACGCCGCACTCGGCGTGCTGGCGGGGATGATGTATCCGCTGGACCCCGCTCAGATGGGCACCGTATTGTCCAGCCCGGTTCTGCTGGGCGTGATCGAAGCCGTGTTCATGTTCGGTCTGGCTTGGGGGATCTTCGCAATCGGGCGAATGTTTGGCGGGCAAGGAGCTTTGTCAGACGCCATCATCACCGTGGTGTGGATGGAGTTTATCTTCCTGATGTTGCAGGCACTGACGCTGGTTCTGACGTTTTTTGCACCAGGACTGGCGGCGATCCTGATGATTGTGTCCGTCGTTTTGTTCTTCTGGGTGCTAAGCCATTTCACCACTGAAAGCCACGGCTTTCGGTCGACCGGGTTGGTTTTCACCTCGATCCTGGGGTTCATGATCGTTGCGGTGTTCGCCTTGTCTTTCGTGCTTGTGCTGCTGGGGGTCGAGCCGATGCCGATGCCCACCGCCCCTAACTGA
- a CDS encoding YIP1 family protein, producing MSVIDDVIRSYRAPRAVFRRRLDLGAREDKALAVLMGGCLLVFAAQLPRLARVAHETGQDLNMLMGATMLAWIFIMPLAFYLIGTLSHVLMRLVGGHGNAFAARFALFWALLCATPLWLLWGLVAGFIGEGVQMTLTGALALLAFLLFWSINLREAERRVEG from the coding sequence ATGTCTGTGATTGATGATGTGATCCGAAGCTACCGCGCGCCCCGCGCGGTGTTTCGGCGCAGGCTTGATCTGGGCGCGCGTGAGGACAAGGCCCTGGCCGTTCTGATGGGGGGCTGCCTTCTGGTCTTTGCCGCTCAACTTCCCCGATTGGCGCGTGTCGCCCATGAAACCGGACAGGATCTGAATATGCTGATGGGGGCGACCATGTTGGCGTGGATCTTCATCATGCCGCTGGCATTCTATCTGATCGGAACGCTGAGCCATGTCCTGATGCGTCTTGTCGGCGGTCATGGCAACGCCTTTGCCGCTCGGTTTGCGCTGTTCTGGGCCTTGTTATGTGCCACTCCGCTTTGGCTTCTTTGGGGGTTGGTTGCGGGGTTTATTGGCGAAGGTGTGCAAATGACTCTGACCGGCGCGCTTGCGCTGTTGGCTTTTCTGCTGTTCTGGTCCATCAACCTGCGTGAAGCGGAACGTAGGGTGGAAGGATGA
- the sufD gene encoding Fe-S cluster assembly protein SufD — MNTATKQATPMISADARPVSGAWAQEARADAAARLADVGLPTRRDEYWKWTWPDSLIAASPSPAAVFDYAGEPPVFHAIDRLTVVFVDGVFDADASDDLSDEGIEIERLADAAAADIHWAKDLYGVLEARGQSPVARPLAAHNTAMATDGVVIRVTGQVSRPVSLFYRHDDANSDAVLHHVIRVEEGAKLTLLENGAAAARFSKVCEVDVADRAEFHHIRAQGRDHERQAITHLFARLGAESVFKSFTMTVNGRLTRNECVIELLGDNATAHVAGAALGDGADGDFHHDDTVFITHDAVSCESRQVFKKVLKNGAKGVFQGKILVKPDAQKTDGYQKSQSLLLDEDASFQAKPELEIYADDVICSHGSTSGAIDEEALFYLRSRGVPAHIATDLLVLAFLADAIEEIEDDAIAAEINDRLDAWLARHRG; from the coding sequence ATGAACACCGCCACAAAACAAGCCACACCCATGATCAGTGCCGATGCGCGCCCGGTCTCGGGTGCATGGGCGCAAGAAGCACGGGCCGATGCCGCCGCGCGGCTGGCCGATGTGGGATTGCCCACACGCCGGGATGAGTATTGGAAATGGACGTGGCCCGACAGTCTGATCGCGGCCTCGCCATCGCCCGCCGCCGTATTCGATTATGCAGGCGAGCCGCCGGTCTTTCATGCGATCGACCGACTTACGGTCGTCTTTGTCGATGGTGTGTTTGACGCAGATGCCTCGGACGATCTGTCGGACGAGGGGATCGAGATCGAGCGTCTGGCGGATGCGGCTGCTGCCGATATTCACTGGGCCAAAGACCTCTATGGTGTTTTGGAGGCACGCGGCCAATCTCCCGTCGCCCGCCCCTTGGCCGCCCATAACACAGCGATGGCCACCGATGGTGTGGTGATCCGCGTCACCGGGCAGGTCAGCCGCCCGGTCAGCCTGTTCTATCGCCACGACGACGCAAATTCGGACGCGGTGTTGCACCATGTGATCCGGGTGGAAGAAGGCGCGAAGCTGACGCTTCTGGAAAACGGAGCCGCCGCGGCCCGTTTTTCGAAAGTGTGCGAGGTGGACGTGGCCGATCGCGCTGAATTTCACCACATCCGCGCGCAGGGTCGCGATCACGAACGGCAGGCCATCACCCATCTGTTTGCCCGCCTTGGCGCGGAATCGGTGTTCAAAAGCTTCACCATGACAGTGAATGGCCGCCTGACCCGCAATGAGTGCGTGATCGAGCTTTTGGGTGACAACGCGACGGCCCATGTCGCGGGCGCTGCCTTGGGCGATGGGGCAGATGGCGATTTTCACCATGATGACACGGTGTTCATCACCCATGATGCCGTGTCCTGCGAAAGCCGTCAGGTGTTCAAGAAAGTCCTGAAAAACGGTGCAAAAGGGGTGTTTCAAGGCAAGATCCTTGTGAAACCGGATGCGCAGAAAACCGATGGGTATCAAAAGTCGCAATCGCTTCTGTTGGACGAAGACGCCAGTTTCCAGGCCAAACCGGAGCTTGAGATCTATGCTGACGACGTGATCTGTTCGCACGGCTCGACCTCCGGCGCGATCGACGAAGAGGCATTGTTCTATCTGCGCTCGCGCGGCGTTCCGGCCCATATCGCCACCGATCTTCTGGTGCTGGCGTTTCTGGCCGATGCGATCGAAGAGATCGAGGATGACGCTATCGCGGCTGAAATCAATGACCGTCTGGATGCGTGGCTTGCCCGCCATCGCGGCTGA
- the sufC gene encoding Fe-S cluster assembly ATPase SufC: protein MLKINNLHVKLEEEDKRILKGVDLEVPAGSVHAIMGPNGSGKSTLSYVLSGRDGYEVTEGSASLEGADLLEMEPEERAAAGLFLAFQYPVEIPGVGNMTFLRTAVNAQRKARGEEEMSAADFLKFIRAKAKELKIDAEMLKRPVNVGFSGGEKKRNEILQMAMLEPKMCILDETDSGLDVDAMKLVSEGVNALRDQGRAFLVITHYQRLLDHIKPDVVHIMAGGRIVKSGGPELALEVENNGYADILAEMEVEA from the coding sequence ATGCTTAAAATCAATAACCTGCACGTCAAACTTGAAGAAGAAGACAAGCGCATTCTGAAAGGTGTCGACCTTGAGGTGCCCGCCGGGTCGGTGCATGCGATCATGGGTCCAAATGGCTCGGGCAAATCGACGCTGTCCTATGTCCTGTCGGGCCGTGATGGGTATGAAGTGACCGAAGGCAGTGCCTCGTTGGAAGGCGCTGACCTGTTGGAGATGGAACCGGAAGAGCGCGCCGCGGCTGGCCTGTTTCTGGCCTTCCAATATCCGGTCGAAATCCCCGGCGTGGGCAACATGACCTTCCTGCGCACCGCGGTGAACGCGCAGCGCAAAGCGCGCGGCGAAGAGGAAATGTCGGCCGCCGACTTCCTGAAATTCATCCGCGCAAAGGCAAAAGAGCTGAAAATCGACGCCGAGATGCTGAAACGCCCGGTGAATGTCGGCTTTTCGGGTGGCGAGAAGAAACGCAACGAAATCCTGCAAATGGCGATGCTGGAACCGAAGATGTGCATTCTGGACGAAACCGATTCCGGTCTGGATGTGGATGCCATGAAGCTGGTGTCGGAAGGCGTGAACGCCTTGCGCGATCAGGGCCGCGCTTTCCTTGTTATCACCCACTATCAGCGTCTGCTGGACCATATCAAACCTGACGTGGTGCACATCATGGCAGGCGGTCGCATTGTCAAATCGGGTGGTCCCGAACTGGCGCTGGAAGTTGAAAACAACGGCTATGCCGACATCCTTGCCGAGATGGAGGTCGAGGCATGA
- a CDS encoding heavy metal-binding domain-containing protein — protein MIITTTPSVEGHPIVAYHGIVTGEAILGANIFRDLFAQVRDIVGGRSGAYEEELGKARRTALAEMEEHAASLGANAVVGVDLDYEVINNMLMVSASGTAVTVS, from the coding sequence ATGATTATCACCACAACCCCATCCGTAGAAGGTCATCCCATCGTTGCCTATCACGGCATCGTCACCGGCGAAGCCATTTTGGGGGCGAATATCTTTCGCGATCTATTTGCACAGGTGCGCGACATCGTGGGCGGACGCTCGGGGGCTTATGAAGAAGAACTGGGCAAGGCGCGCCGCACCGCGCTGGCCGAGATGGAAGAACACGCGGCGTCACTGGGCGCCAACGCGGTCGTGGGCGTGGACCTCGACTATGAAGTGATCAACAACATGCTGATGGTGTCGGCCTCGGGCACGGCTGTCACTGTTTCGTAA
- the sufB gene encoding Fe-S cluster assembly protein SufB encodes MAGVDELNVKEGVEEETVEAVKTLAGQYKYGWETDIEMDYAPKGLNPDIVRLISEKNEEPEWMTEWRLGAFARWEKMVEPSWAMLSYPEIDFQDQYYYARPKSMEVKPKSLDDVDPKLLATYEKLGIPLKEQMILAGVEGAEDVPAEGRKVAVDAVFDSVSVGTTFQAELKKAGVIFCSISDAIRDHPELVKKYLGSVVPVSDNYYATLNSAVFSDGSFVYIPPNTRCPMELSTYFRINAENTGQFERTLIIADKGSYVSYLEGCTAPKRDTAQLHAAVVEIIIEEDAEVKYSTVQNWFPGDENGKGGIYNFVTKRADCRGDRSKVMWTQVETGSAVTWKYPSCLLRGNESQGEFYSIAITNNHQQADTGTKMVHLGRDTKSRIVSKGISAGVAQNTYRGLVSMHPKAKNSRNYTQCDSLLIGDKCGAHTVPYIEVKNNSSRVEHEATTSKVDDEQMFYCRQRGMDEEEAVALIVNGFAKEVLQALPMEFAMEAQQLVAISLEGSVG; translated from the coding sequence ATGGCCGGTGTAGATGAACTGAACGTCAAAGAAGGCGTTGAAGAAGAAACCGTCGAGGCGGTAAAAACGCTGGCTGGACAATACAAGTACGGCTGGGAAACGGATATCGAGATGGATTATGCCCCCAAGGGCCTTAATCCCGATATCGTGCGGCTGATTTCCGAGAAAAACGAAGAACCCGAATGGATGACCGAATGGCGTCTCGGGGCCTTTGCGCGCTGGGAAAAGATGGTCGAACCAAGCTGGGCGATGCTCAGCTATCCCGAGATCGACTTTCAGGATCAGTATTACTATGCCCGTCCCAAGTCGATGGAGGTGAAGCCGAAGTCGCTGGACGATGTTGATCCCAAGCTGCTGGCTACATACGAAAAACTTGGCATACCGCTGAAGGAACAGATGATCCTTGCCGGTGTCGAAGGCGCCGAAGACGTGCCCGCCGAAGGGCGGAAGGTCGCCGTGGACGCGGTGTTTGACTCGGTGTCCGTGGGAACCACATTTCAGGCTGAACTGAAAAAGGCCGGCGTGATTTTCTGTTCCATCTCGGACGCGATCCGCGATCATCCCGAATTGGTCAAAAAATATCTCGGCTCCGTCGTGCCGGTGTCGGACAACTATTACGCCACGCTCAACTCGGCGGTGTTCTCGGACGGGTCGTTCGTCTATATCCCGCCCAACACCCGGTGCCCGATGGAGCTGTCCACCTATTTCCGCATCAACGCGGAGAATACCGGCCAGTTCGAACGCACGCTGATCATCGCGGACAAGGGCTCCTATGTCAGCTATCTGGAAGGGTGCACGGCCCCCAAGCGCGACACCGCCCAGCTGCACGCCGCCGTGGTGGAAATCATCATCGAAGAAGATGCCGAAGTGAAATACTCGACCGTTCAGAACTGGTTCCCCGGCGACGAGAACGGCAAGGGTGGCATCTATAACTTCGTGACCAAACGCGCCGATTGCCGGGGCGACCGGTCCAAGGTGATGTGGACGCAGGTCGAAACCGGGTCCGCCGTGACGTGGAAATACCCGTCCTGCCTGTTGCGCGGCAATGAAAGCCAGGGCGAGTTCTATTCCATCGCGATCACCAACAACCATCAACAGGCCGATACCGGCACCAAGATGGTGCATCTGGGGCGCGATACCAAATCGCGGATCGTGTCCAAGGGGATCTCGGCGGGCGTGGCGCAGAACACCTATCGCGGACTTGTCTCGATGCACCCGAAGGCCAAGAACTCGCGTAACTATACGCAATGTGACAGCCTTCTGATCGGCGACAAATGCGGCGCACATACGGTGCCCTATATCGAGGTGAAGAACAATTCCTCGCGCGTGGAACACGAGGCGACGACCTCGAAGGTGGATGACGAACAGATGTTCTATTGCCGCCAGCGGGGCATGGACGAAGAAGAGGCCGTGGCCCTGATCGTTAACGGCTTCGCCAAGGAAGTGTTGCAAGCCCTGCCGATGGAATTTGCCATGGAAGCCCAACAGCTTGTGGCGATATCGCTGGAGGGGTCGGTGGGGTAA
- a CDS encoding cysteine desulfurase family protein: MPRTYLDWNATTPLRPEAREAMIAAMDLVGNPSSVHAEGRAAKGLIERARKDLAAALGAEGADIIFTSSATEAAALALQGRGIACAGIEHDAVRSWCDESLTADINGAVSVADPAQSALQVANSETGVIQALPDGLFLTDATQAFGKIPFAFNWCGAQMAIVSAHKLGGPKGVGALIVKRGTDIEARIKGGGQEMGRRSGTENVIGIAGFAAAARAAQTDLEGGVMSVTEKLRKILENTIAESAKETIFVGNDANRLPNTSCFITPGWKGETQVMVMDLAGFAVSAGSACSSGKVKSSAALVAMGFDREHAGCALRVSLGPMTSEDEVRAFAKAWIMEYEKFRARGR; the protein is encoded by the coding sequence GTGCCCCGAACCTATCTTGACTGGAACGCCACAACACCTCTGCGCCCCGAGGCGCGGGAGGCGATGATTGCGGCGATGGATCTGGTGGGCAACCCGTCATCCGTCCATGCTGAGGGGCGCGCGGCGAAAGGTTTGATCGAACGGGCGCGCAAAGACCTGGCCGCGGCGTTGGGGGCCGAAGGGGCCGATATCATCTTCACCTCGTCCGCGACCGAAGCGGCGGCGCTGGCCTTACAAGGGCGCGGGATCGCCTGTGCGGGGATCGAACATGACGCGGTGCGCAGTTGGTGCGACGAAAGCCTGACGGCTGACATCAACGGCGCGGTGTCCGTCGCTGACCCAGCGCAAAGCGCATTGCAGGTCGCGAACTCCGAAACCGGTGTAATTCAGGCACTGCCGGACGGGCTTTTCCTGACCGACGCAACGCAGGCCTTTGGCAAGATCCCTTTTGCGTTCAACTGGTGCGGGGCGCAGATGGCCATCGTCTCGGCGCACAAACTGGGCGGGCCGAAGGGCGTGGGTGCCCTGATCGTCAAACGTGGCACGGATATCGAAGCGCGGATCAAGGGTGGCGGGCAGGAAATGGGTCGTCGGTCGGGCACTGAAAACGTGATCGGTATTGCCGGATTTGCCGCCGCTGCCCGTGCGGCCCAGACCGATCTGGAGGGTGGCGTTATGTCTGTCACCGAAAAACTTAGAAAGATTCTAGAAAACACCATTGCGGAATCGGCAAAAGAGACTATTTTTGTCGGGAATGATGCGAACAGGCTTCCCAACACCTCGTGCTTCATCACTCCGGGCTGGAAGGGTGAAACACAGGTGATGGTGATGGACCTTGCCGGGTTTGCGGTTTCCGCAGGTTCGGCCTGTTCATCCGGGAAGGTAAAATCCAGCGCCGCCTTGGTGGCAATGGGCTTTGACCGGGAACATGCGGGATGCGCTTTGCGTGTCTCGCTTGGCCCCATGACGAGTGAGGATGAGGTGCGTGCCTTTGCCAAGGCATGGATCATGGAATACGAGAAATTCCGGGCGCGGGGTCGCTAG
- the iscR gene encoding Fe-S cluster assembly transcriptional regulator IscR: MKLSTKGRYAMVALADLALQNGDSLLSLTDLAKRQDISLPYLEQLFVKLRRAGLVDSVRGPGGGYKLARAASDIRVSEVLAAVDETVSAMHKGAGASGASSGSKAQSMTNRLWEGLSAHVYVFLHQTRLSDVVKNELTPCPAVPTLFAVVDEE; this comes from the coding sequence ATGAAGCTGTCAACCAAGGGGCGTTACGCGATGGTCGCGCTGGCCGATCTGGCGTTGCAAAACGGCGACAGCCTTTTGTCGCTGACCGATCTGGCCAAACGTCAGGACATTTCCCTGCCTTATCTGGAACAGCTCTTTGTTAAATTGCGGCGTGCCGGTCTTGTCGACAGCGTGCGTGGGCCGGGCGGCGGTTATAAACTGGCGCGCGCGGCGTCCGATATTCGGGTGTCCGAGGTCCTTGCGGCCGTGGACGAAACCGTGTCTGCGATGCACAAAGGGGCAGGGGCATCGGGTGCAAGCTCTGGCTCCAAGGCGCAATCCATGACCAACCGGTTGTGGGAGGGTCTGTCGGCCCATGTCTATGTATTCCTGCACCAGACCCGCCTGTCGGACGTGGTGAAGAACGAGCTGACACCATGCCCCGCAGTGCCGACATTGTTTGCGGTTGTGGATGAGGAATGA
- a CDS encoding alpha/beta hydrolase translates to MPEVIFPGPEGRLEGRYHAQKEKDAPIAIILHPHPQFGGTMNNKVVYNLHYAFHNMGFNVLRFNFRGVGRSQGEYDQGVGELSDAASALDYLQSMNQNAKHCWVAGFSFGAWIGMQLLMRRPEITGFISVSPPANMYDFSFLAPCPSSGLIINGTADRVAPPADTHALVNKLHEQKGITITHTEIERSGHFFENDHMDTMITHVDEYVRRRLTETTR, encoded by the coding sequence ATGCCCGAAGTGATTTTTCCCGGCCCCGAAGGCCGTCTTGAAGGCCGCTATCACGCCCAGAAGGAAAAAGACGCCCCCATCGCCATCATCCTTCATCCGCACCCGCAATTCGGCGGCACGATGAACAACAAGGTGGTGTATAACCTGCACTATGCGTTCCATAATATGGGCTTCAACGTGCTGCGGTTCAATTTCCGTGGCGTGGGTCGCAGTCAGGGCGAATATGATCAGGGTGTGGGCGAATTGTCCGATGCCGCGTCGGCGCTGGATTATCTGCAATCCATGAACCAGAACGCCAAACATTGCTGGGTCGCAGGCTTTTCCTTCGGCGCTTGGATCGGCATGCAGCTTTTGATGCGCCGCCCGGAAATCACCGGCTTCATCTCGGTCAGCCCGCCCGCCAACATGTATGATTTCAGCTTTCTGGCACCCTGCCCCAGTTCCGGCCTGATCATCAACGGCACCGCCGACCGGGTGGCACCCCCGGCAGACACTCATGCGCTGGTGAACAAGCTGCACGAGCAGAAAGGCATCACCATCACACATACCGAGATTGAACGGTCGGGTCACTTCTTTGAAAATGACCATATGGACACCATGATCACGCATGTGGATGAATATGTGCGCCGCCGCCTGACAGAAACCACTCGCTGA
- a CDS encoding VOC family protein yields MAKVTGIGGVFIQSTRDGASLANWYRDNLGIELSDFGGAVLNWQDDEANDGGLTVWATADSNSTWFAPSTAGFMINYRVDDLDGLLSQLKAAGVQIVAGPERHENGDFAWIMDPEGNKVELWQPCEWDDSRTENAG; encoded by the coding sequence ATGGCAAAAGTAACCGGCATCGGCGGCGTGTTCATTCAGTCGACCAGAGACGGAGCATCTCTGGCAAACTGGTACAGGGACAATCTGGGGATCGAGCTATCAGATTTTGGCGGCGCGGTTCTGAACTGGCAGGACGACGAAGCCAATGATGGGGGGTTGACTGTCTGGGCGACGGCGGACAGCAACAGCACCTGGTTTGCCCCAAGCACTGCGGGTTTCATGATCAATTATCGAGTGGATGATCTGGACGGCCTGCTTTCCCAACTGAAGGCGGCAGGTGTGCAGATCGTTGCCGGACCTGAGCGTCACGAGAACGGTGATTTCGCGTGGATCATGGACCCGGAGGGCAACAAGGTTGAACTTTGGCAGCCTTGTGAATGGGACGATTCCCGCACAGAAAACGCAGGCTAG
- a CDS encoding SRPBCC family protein, which translates to MNPILITSLAVLVQATATVGWAEQYTVERSLQVSSPKDTVWNQVGDFCDIDDWHPAVSDCSLKVIDGSLHRVLTLTDGGEFVEKRIAVEPGLSYTYRIVSSPLPLEKYTATFSITHGDSTTITWAGRFSADDPETEKTIAGIYEAGLSAIEERLAD; encoded by the coding sequence ATGAATCCGATTCTGATAACTTCGCTGGCAGTGCTCGTTCAAGCCACCGCCACTGTCGGATGGGCGGAGCAATACACGGTCGAACGATCATTGCAAGTTTCGTCTCCGAAAGACACGGTTTGGAATCAAGTGGGCGATTTCTGCGATATTGACGATTGGCATCCGGCGGTAAGTGACTGCAGTCTCAAGGTTATCGACGGGTCTCTCCACCGTGTGTTGACGTTGACTGATGGTGGAGAATTCGTCGAAAAGCGGATCGCAGTGGAACCGGGGCTTTCCTACACCTACAGGATCGTCAGTTCTCCACTACCGCTTGAAAAATACACCGCGACGTTTTCGATTACACACGGAGACAGTACGACCATCACTTGGGCTGGTCGTTTCTCGGCAGATGATCCCGAGACTGAGAAAACGATTGCCGGGATCTACGAAGCCGGACTGTCTGCAATCGAGGAACGGCTGGCTGACTAA